A section of the Gloeobacter violaceus PCC 7421 genome encodes:
- a CDS encoding ChuX/HutX family heme-like substrate-binding protein has protein sequence MAMTLKEFLDECGALGLLRFIVTNDTAVLEARGELKNPFYVPHLPHYANLHSEHFEFHLNMAEVKLVRFEALPAKRGNFTTYAVRFLKEDGQKAPMSLFLQWGRPGEYAPGQVEAFQALKNKYGESWVPEPVAAPAAAPA, from the coding sequence ATGGCCATGACACTCAAAGAATTTTTGGACGAATGCGGCGCGCTGGGGCTGTTGCGCTTTATCGTCACCAACGACACGGCCGTGCTCGAAGCGCGGGGCGAACTCAAAAATCCTTTCTACGTCCCGCACCTGCCCCACTACGCCAATTTGCACAGCGAGCACTTCGAGTTTCACTTGAACATGGCCGAGGTGAAGCTCGTCCGCTTCGAAGCACTGCCCGCCAAGCGCGGCAACTTCACCACCTATGCCGTGCGCTTTCTCAAAGAAGACGGCCAAAAAGCGCCCATGAGCCTGTTTCTGCAATGGGGCCGGCCCGGGGAGTACGCGCCGGGGCAGGTCGAAGCCTTCCAGGCACTCAAGAACAAGTATGGCGAGAGCTGGGTGCCCGAGCCGGTCGCCGCTCCGGCAGCTGCTCCCGCCTGA
- the recN gene encoding DNA repair protein RecN, giving the protein MLTHLRIENFALIDNLALDFAGGLNVLTGETGAGKSIILDALDVVLGGRVSGAQVRTGAQRAVIEATFGPSAAIADWLAAQQIDSLEEGLVVVREISGKTNRARVNGVLVNQAVLRELREQLLEITAQGQSLQLEKPEVQLELLDNYGEIAPRRERFRQVYETLQRRKGELARKKAARDDRLQQLDLFRFQFEELSRAALDDPQEEEQLLADRSRLAHAVELQHNSLKLYEMLYEGALDQPAVTDLLGQSSELLIQMGEYDASLVPLGEMLENALVQVQECARAVNRYGETVESDPETLEYTEKRLRQLKNLRQKYGPTLADVIAHYRNLERDLAAIEGSGEDLEVEERELAGETRRATELAAELTRARTEAAGRLEGDLVRELAPLGMGKVRFAVRIEPSRLASSGADRVGFLWSPNPGEPLQPLTETASGGEMARFLLALKACLGGADRIATLVFDEIDVGVSGRVAQAVAEKLLQLGASHQVLCVTHQPLVAALADSHYRVHKAVLAEAGEERTVVRVETLNKTEARREELAQLVGGHSAHEALEFAGALLADADRRRSAVRP; this is encoded by the coding sequence ATGCTGACGCACCTTCGCATCGAGAATTTTGCCCTGATCGACAATCTGGCGCTGGACTTTGCCGGTGGGCTCAATGTGCTTACCGGCGAAACTGGAGCGGGCAAATCGATCATCCTCGACGCGCTCGATGTCGTACTCGGGGGCCGGGTGAGCGGCGCCCAGGTGCGTACCGGCGCCCAGCGCGCCGTGATCGAAGCCACTTTTGGTCCCTCGGCCGCCATCGCAGACTGGCTTGCCGCTCAGCAGATCGACTCGCTTGAGGAAGGTCTGGTGGTCGTGCGCGAAATCAGCGGCAAGACGAACCGCGCCCGCGTCAACGGCGTACTCGTCAACCAGGCGGTGCTGCGCGAGTTGCGCGAGCAGCTGCTGGAGATCACCGCCCAGGGCCAGTCGCTGCAGCTCGAGAAACCGGAAGTGCAGCTGGAATTGCTCGATAATTACGGCGAGATTGCCCCCCGGCGCGAACGGTTCCGCCAAGTCTACGAAACGCTGCAGCGGCGCAAAGGCGAGTTGGCCCGCAAAAAAGCGGCGCGCGACGACCGTCTCCAGCAGTTGGATTTGTTTCGTTTTCAGTTCGAGGAGCTGTCGCGCGCTGCTCTTGACGACCCGCAGGAGGAGGAGCAGCTGTTGGCCGACCGATCCCGACTCGCCCACGCCGTCGAGCTGCAGCACAACAGCCTGAAGCTCTACGAGATGCTCTACGAAGGAGCCCTGGACCAGCCGGCGGTCACCGACCTGCTCGGTCAGTCTTCAGAATTGTTGATCCAGATGGGCGAGTACGACGCGAGCCTCGTACCGCTGGGCGAAATGCTCGAAAACGCCCTGGTGCAGGTGCAGGAGTGCGCCCGCGCCGTCAATCGCTACGGCGAGACGGTCGAATCGGACCCCGAAACCCTCGAATACACCGAGAAACGCCTGCGCCAACTCAAGAACCTGCGCCAGAAGTACGGACCGACCCTCGCCGATGTGATCGCCCATTACCGAAATCTGGAGCGGGATCTGGCCGCCATCGAAGGTAGCGGTGAAGATCTGGAGGTGGAGGAGAGGGAACTGGCGGGGGAGACGCGGCGGGCCACTGAGCTGGCGGCCGAATTGACCCGGGCGCGCACCGAGGCCGCCGGGCGGCTCGAAGGCGACCTGGTGCGCGAACTCGCCCCGCTCGGCATGGGCAAGGTCCGATTTGCCGTGCGCATCGAGCCTTCTCGCCTCGCTTCCAGCGGTGCCGACCGGGTGGGCTTTTTGTGGAGCCCCAATCCCGGCGAACCGCTCCAGCCGCTCACCGAAACCGCCTCCGGCGGCGAGATGGCCCGCTTTTTGCTCGCCCTCAAAGCCTGTCTGGGGGGAGCCGATCGCATCGCCACCCTGGTATTCGACGAAATCGATGTCGGCGTCTCCGGACGGGTGGCCCAGGCGGTGGCCGAAAAACTTTTGCAGCTCGGGGCGTCCCACCAGGTGCTCTGCGTTACCCACCAACCGCTGGTGGCCGCCCTCGCCGACAGCCACTACCGCGTGCACAAGGCGGTGCTCGCCGAGGCCGGCGAGGAGCGCACGGTGGTGCGCGTCGAGACCCTCAACAAAACCGAGGCGCGCCGCGAGGAGTTGGCCCAACTGGTGGGGGGGCACTCGGCCCACGAAGCGCTCGAATTTGCCGGTGCCCTGCTGGCCGATGCCGACCGCCGCCGCAGCGCCGTGCGCCCGTGA
- a CDS encoding response regulator, producing the protein MKEVFINNAEICILIANCHTVVRRGFCSFLRSTEERFCVHEVEDGEQAVQLLGALKPDLVLLDAVLPKMSGVEVIRLFRSKDPSARILMVADDEEQVMLAFHAGANGCLLKSVQGHELLNAVGLVLSGYLVFGQAITRLVAEEQGTGKFGRAAGSVPRLTAREHEVLMLIAQELTNNEIAKRLYISPRTVDSHRARLMGKLGTRNTAGLVRIAAECGLLKAKVG; encoded by the coding sequence ATGAAGGAAGTGTTTATAAACAACGCGGAAATCTGCATACTGATTGCGAATTGTCACACTGTTGTGCGGCGAGGCTTCTGCAGCTTTCTGCGTTCCACAGAAGAACGGTTTTGCGTTCATGAGGTGGAGGACGGTGAGCAGGCTGTTCAGCTTTTGGGCGCGTTGAAGCCGGATCTGGTTTTGCTCGATGCCGTCCTGCCGAAAATGAGCGGCGTAGAGGTTATCCGTCTGTTCAGAAGCAAAGATCCCTCGGCCCGAATACTGATGGTGGCCGACGACGAAGAGCAGGTGATGCTGGCGTTTCATGCCGGGGCCAACGGTTGCCTGCTCAAGAGTGTACAGGGCCACGAATTGTTGAACGCTGTGGGTCTGGTACTTTCGGGCTACCTGGTTTTCGGTCAAGCGATCACCCGGCTGGTCGCCGAAGAGCAGGGCACCGGAAAATTCGGCAGGGCAGCCGGTTCTGTGCCCCGCCTGACGGCCCGCGAGCACGAAGTCTTGATGTTGATTGCCCAGGAACTGACCAACAACGAGATCGCTAAACGCCTGTATATCAGTCCCCGCACAGTGGACTCGCACCGCGCCCGGTTAATGGGGAAACTGGGTACCCGCAACACCGCCGGTCTGGTGCGCATCGCCGCTGAGTGCGGATTGTTGAAAGCGAAGGTCGGCTGA
- a CDS encoding S9 family peptidase — translation MAKADIVPGENLVVDSIPSIPSSLADSLARYTEFRTATLAGWHPSKREMLILTRFSDTNQVHRVQIPGGDRSQQTFFADRIQGASYPPKPTGEFFVFAKDTGGNEFSQLYRYDPADGTVNLLTDGKSRNTGATWSHTGRQIAYTSTRRNGKDTDIYLVDPLKAQSDRKLAAVEGGGWGVLDWSPDDKKLLVLEYVSINESYLWLFDAATGEKNLITPKGGTEKVSYGAAQFAADGRGIYLTSDRDSEFQRLQYLDPAGNTTKILSGGIPWDIESFELSPDGRLLAFVANEDGIAKLHLLETATGKERPVPKLPVGLIGSLEWRPDSRELGMTLTAARSPADVFSWNVATGKVDRWTRSETGGLNTATLTEPKPVRWKSFDERSISGFLYRPPARFTGKRPVIINIHGGPEAQFRPGFLGRSNYFIDELGAAMIFPNVRGSAGYGKTFLQLDNGFKREDSVKDIGALLDWIATQPDLDPARVMVTGGSYGGYMTLAVATLYNDRIRCALDVVGISNFVTFLEKTESYRRDLRRVEYGDERDPKMREFLQAISPANNAAKISKPLFVVQGQNDPRVPLNESEQMVATVKRGGSPVWYLMAKDEGHGFAKKKNADFQFYATVTFVQSYLLN, via the coding sequence ATGGCCAAAGCCGACATCGTCCCGGGCGAGAATCTCGTAGTGGACAGCATTCCCTCCATACCGTCGAGTCTGGCCGATTCGCTCGCCCGCTACACCGAATTTCGCACCGCCACCCTCGCAGGCTGGCACCCCAGCAAGCGGGAGATGCTCATCCTGACGCGCTTCAGCGACACCAACCAGGTGCACCGCGTCCAGATACCAGGTGGCGATCGCAGCCAGCAGACGTTCTTCGCGGATCGCATCCAGGGGGCTTCTTATCCGCCCAAACCGACGGGGGAGTTTTTTGTCTTCGCCAAGGACACCGGCGGCAACGAATTCAGCCAGCTCTACCGCTACGACCCGGCCGACGGCACCGTGAATCTGCTTACCGACGGCAAGTCGCGCAACACCGGCGCCACCTGGTCCCACACCGGCCGGCAGATTGCCTACACCTCCACCCGACGCAACGGCAAAGACACCGATATTTATCTGGTCGATCCGCTCAAAGCCCAGAGCGACCGCAAACTCGCCGCAGTCGAAGGGGGCGGCTGGGGGGTGCTCGACTGGTCGCCCGACGACAAGAAGCTCCTGGTCCTGGAGTACGTTTCGATCAACGAGAGTTATCTGTGGCTTTTCGACGCGGCCACGGGCGAGAAGAACCTGATTACTCCTAAAGGCGGGACCGAGAAAGTTTCCTATGGTGCGGCCCAGTTTGCAGCCGACGGCCGGGGCATCTATCTTACCAGCGACCGCGACTCCGAGTTTCAGCGCCTGCAATATCTGGATCCGGCGGGCAATACAACCAAAATTCTCAGCGGCGGCATCCCCTGGGATATCGAAAGCTTCGAGCTATCGCCCGACGGCCGGTTGCTCGCCTTTGTCGCCAACGAGGACGGCATCGCCAAACTGCACCTGCTCGAGACCGCCACCGGCAAAGAGCGCCCGGTCCCCAAACTGCCCGTGGGCCTGATCGGGTCGCTGGAGTGGCGGCCCGACAGCCGGGAGTTGGGGATGACCCTCACCGCCGCCCGCTCGCCCGCCGATGTCTTTTCCTGGAATGTCGCCACCGGCAAAGTCGATCGCTGGACGAGGAGCGAGACCGGGGGATTGAACACCGCGACGCTTACCGAACCGAAGCCGGTGCGCTGGAAAAGCTTCGACGAGCGCTCGATTTCGGGCTTTCTCTACCGGCCCCCGGCCCGCTTCACAGGCAAACGCCCGGTGATCATCAACATCCACGGCGGCCCCGAAGCCCAGTTTCGTCCCGGCTTTTTGGGCCGCAGCAACTATTTTATCGACGAACTGGGGGCGGCGATGATCTTTCCGAATGTGCGCGGCTCGGCCGGCTACGGCAAGACCTTCTTGCAACTGGACAACGGCTTTAAGCGCGAGGATTCGGTCAAAGACATCGGGGCATTGCTCGATTGGATCGCCACCCAACCGGATCTCGATCCCGCTCGGGTGATGGTCACCGGCGGCAGTTACGGCGGCTATATGACGTTGGCTGTGGCCACCCTGTACAACGACCGCATCCGCTGCGCCCTCGACGTGGTGGGCATCTCCAACTTCGTGACCTTTCTGGAAAAAACCGAGAGTTACCGCCGGGATCTCAGGCGCGTCGAGTATGGCGACGAGCGCGACCCGAAGATGCGCGAATTTTTGCAGGCCATCTCCCCCGCCAACAACGCCGCCAAAATTTCCAAACCGCTCTTTGTCGTCCAGGGCCAGAACGATCCGCGCGTCCCGTTAAACGAATCCGAGCAGATGGTGGCCACGGTCAAGCGCGGCGGCAGCCCCGTCTGGTACCTGATGGCCAAAGACGAGGGCCACGGTTTTGCCAAAAAGAAGAACGCCGACTTTCAGTTCTACGCGACGGTCACCTTTGTGCAGAGTTATCTGCTCAACTGA
- a CDS encoding alkaline phosphatase family protein produces the protein MTSTRSRLLLSAMLATSLTLQPLAAIAQTSLPVGDIGGNASIIPTGQVVTPTAAPGSTYARLSTGLRPDGNADAQGAVKTALSPDGKTLLVLTSGYNQYFADPTTGEFFSYPVLDPITGLASTVTNPQAEWVFVFDVSSGALVKKQQINIPNTYNGLVWAPDGKRFYVSAGIDDRIYVYKFDSGRYVPDAPFILLGHNSNQTDPFPAYDGGILKGTPADAASGGLITTGAVAAGLDISRDGKTLVVANFQNDSISIIDTASRTVIEEIKFFVPGGTVATGELPFDVAIYSDARGAAAKVFVTSQRDDEVLAVDLASKVVTRIPVGGQPNKLVLSANQGRLYVANGNSDSLTVIDPVTNNVVRAISLSRPGYKYKGSNPNAIAFSPDGKKLYVTLGGENAVAVVDQASGKVEGRIPTGWYPNSVSVIGSKLFVVNAKSNVGPNPSNGRTTAAGEATNTTFKEEYNWALEKAGISTIPVPGGASLARLSARVDKNNGFGNQQPDALMAYLRTKIKHVIYVVKENRTYDQVLGDLPVGNGDPSLTLFPEPISPNHHKLATDFVILDNFYNPGESSGVGWSWSTYARTTDYTEKTQSVLYGNANFRGLTYDYEGTNRNISVGLPQTSPTPNQINTRVTGVLDPSGSSSILPGTKDANAPEGDGDLEPGAIGGYLWDAALRAGKTVRNYGFFIDLAYYGTSLADPTVPDPANPLYIPITRTPFASGIPQAPGTKPALLDKTDIYFRGYDQKISDIFLYEEWKREFDGYVANNNLPNLQLVRIMHDHFGSFDQQAVAGLDTAETQMADNDYALGKLVEAVSKSIYWKDTAIVVLEDDSQDGPDHVDGHRSIAYVISPYTKRGALVSTNYTTVSALRTIEDLLGLDYLGMLDANTRPMADVFTRVPNFNTYTAVIPGILCAPPVDPTLVPECADAAALKTVAVKPLHDGQWWAKASKGFNFSVEDKLDVVAFNRLLWQGIKGTGVSYPEERNRKDLRNNRTQLLNNWTAKQPK, from the coding sequence ATGACCTCGACACGTTCTCGCCTGTTGCTGAGCGCCATGCTCGCAACCTCCCTCACTTTGCAGCCGCTGGCGGCGATTGCCCAGACGAGCTTGCCCGTGGGCGACATCGGCGGCAATGCCAGCATCATTCCTACAGGCCAGGTGGTCACCCCGACGGCGGCCCCCGGTTCGACCTACGCGCGCCTGAGCACCGGGCTGCGCCCGGACGGCAACGCCGACGCCCAGGGTGCCGTCAAGACCGCCCTCAGCCCGGACGGCAAGACCTTGCTGGTGCTCACCAGCGGCTACAACCAGTATTTTGCGGATCCGACCACCGGTGAATTTTTCTCCTACCCGGTGCTCGATCCGATCACCGGCCTCGCCTCGACCGTCACCAATCCCCAGGCGGAGTGGGTGTTCGTCTTTGACGTGAGCAGCGGCGCGCTGGTCAAAAAGCAGCAGATCAATATTCCGAACACTTACAACGGCCTGGTCTGGGCGCCGGACGGCAAGCGTTTCTACGTCTCAGCCGGCATCGACGACCGCATCTACGTCTACAAATTCGACAGTGGCCGGTACGTTCCCGACGCGCCCTTTATTCTGCTGGGCCACAACTCCAACCAGACCGATCCTTTTCCTGCCTACGACGGCGGCATCCTCAAGGGCACCCCGGCGGACGCCGCTTCCGGCGGGCTTATCACCACCGGCGCGGTGGCAGCGGGCCTCGACATCAGCCGCGACGGCAAGACGCTGGTAGTGGCCAACTTCCAGAACGACTCGATCTCGATAATCGACACGGCGAGCCGTACGGTGATTGAAGAAATCAAATTCTTCGTCCCCGGCGGCACGGTGGCCACCGGCGAACTGCCCTTCGACGTCGCCATCTACAGCGACGCGCGCGGCGCAGCGGCCAAGGTCTTCGTCACCAGCCAGCGCGACGACGAAGTGCTCGCGGTGGATCTGGCGAGCAAAGTGGTCACACGCATTCCGGTGGGCGGCCAGCCCAACAAACTGGTCCTCTCCGCCAACCAGGGCCGCCTGTACGTGGCCAACGGCAACAGCGACAGTCTCACGGTCATCGACCCGGTGACGAACAATGTCGTGCGCGCCATCTCGCTGTCGCGCCCCGGCTACAAGTACAAAGGCTCCAACCCCAACGCGATCGCCTTTTCGCCCGACGGCAAGAAGCTCTATGTCACCCTCGGGGGCGAGAACGCCGTGGCGGTGGTCGATCAGGCGAGCGGCAAAGTCGAGGGGCGCATCCCGACCGGTTGGTATCCCAACTCGGTGAGTGTGATCGGCAGCAAGCTCTTCGTGGTCAACGCCAAATCGAACGTCGGTCCGAACCCTTCCAACGGCCGCACCACCGCGGCGGGCGAGGCGACCAACACCACTTTCAAAGAAGAGTACAACTGGGCGCTTGAAAAAGCCGGCATCTCGACCATTCCCGTACCCGGGGGGGCGAGCCTGGCGCGCCTCAGTGCGCGCGTCGACAAAAACAACGGTTTCGGCAACCAGCAGCCCGATGCGCTGATGGCCTACCTGCGCACCAAGATCAAGCACGTCATCTACGTGGTCAAAGAAAACCGCACCTACGACCAGGTGCTGGGGGATCTGCCGGTGGGCAACGGCGATCCGAGCCTGACGCTCTTCCCCGAGCCGATTTCGCCCAACCACCACAAGCTCGCCACCGACTTCGTCATCCTGGATAACTTCTACAACCCCGGCGAATCGAGCGGCGTGGGCTGGAGCTGGAGCACCTATGCCCGCACCACCGACTACACCGAGAAGACCCAGTCGGTGCTCTACGGCAACGCCAACTTCCGCGGCCTCACCTACGACTACGAAGGCACCAACCGCAACATCAGCGTCGGCCTGCCCCAGACGAGCCCGACACCCAATCAGATCAACACGCGGGTGACCGGGGTGCTCGATCCGTCCGGCAGCTCTTCGATCCTGCCGGGCACCAAGGACGCCAACGCTCCCGAAGGCGACGGCGACCTGGAGCCGGGCGCCATCGGCGGCTATCTGTGGGACGCGGCTTTGCGGGCGGGCAAGACCGTGCGCAACTACGGCTTCTTCATTGACCTGGCCTACTACGGCACTTCCCTAGCCGATCCGACCGTACCCGACCCGGCCAACCCGCTCTATATCCCGATTACGCGCACCCCCTTCGCCTCGGGCATCCCCCAGGCGCCGGGCACCAAACCGGCCCTGCTGGATAAGACCGACATCTACTTCCGCGGCTACGACCAGAAGATTTCGGACATCTTCTTGTACGAAGAGTGGAAGCGCGAATTCGACGGCTATGTCGCCAACAACAACCTGCCGAATCTACAACTCGTGCGCATCATGCACGACCACTTCGGCAGCTTCGACCAGCAGGCGGTGGCGGGTCTTGACACCGCCGAGACGCAGATGGCCGACAACGACTACGCCCTGGGCAAGCTCGTCGAGGCGGTCTCCAAGTCCATCTACTGGAAGGACACCGCCATCGTCGTACTCGAAGACGACTCCCAGGACGGCCCCGACCACGTCGACGGCCACCGCTCGATAGCCTACGTCATCTCGCCCTACACCAAGCGCGGCGCGCTGGTGAGCACCAACTACACGACCGTGAGCGCCCTGCGCACGATCGAAGATCTGCTGGGCCTCGACTATCTGGGAATGCTGGATGCCAACACCCGGCCGATGGCGGACGTCTTCACGCGCGTCCCCAACTTCAATACCTACACGGCGGTCATCCCGGGCATCCTCTGCGCCCCGCCGGTGGACCCGACCCTGGTACCGGAGTGCGCCGATGCGGCGGCTCTCAAGACCGTGGCTGTCAAGCCTCTGCACGACGGCCAATGGTGGGCGAAGGCCAGCAAGGGCTTCAACTTCTCCGTTGAAGACAAACTCGATGTCGTCGCCTTCAACCGCTTGTTGTGGCAGGGGATCAAAGGCACCGGCGTGTCCTACCCCGAGGAGCGCAACCGCAAGGATCTGCGCAACAACCGCACCCAGTTGCTGAACAACTGGACGGCCAAACAGCCCAAATAA
- a CDS encoding bifunctional YncE family protein/alkaline phosphatase family protein: protein MDNNPLDKKTTFPRWRWPLSRPLTIGAVVLGVLGSTALVAGSIGSQSVYYRAPAGDLPATRQYTVGGYQGAVLPNGRFITPIGIEVDVTAPKPFGMVLSPDGDTLLTVNSGSTPFSVTLIRYVKSANPQATRIDLDATFVGAAFAPDGSRFYVAGGENGNIWVGDTAAAKIVGSVNLNGSERAYTPPVDPKQQPQPYFKGTFPGQMALSGDGRYLYVVDQGSFQVFVVDTGKIAVGTDDQGLITEPNNFEAVVRSVKVGRYPFGITLSADSKTLFVANVGVFQYTSLAPASPTGDSNKDYPLCYPGAGYPEETVRSRQIQITKVDPRNLPPTLRDPRGIRCGYIPQSQSYTVPGLGSPNAPESSSVYVLDVSTPTEPVLKKVVKPGPLVGEVEEGIETYSGSHPNAVAISPSYIYVSNGNNDSVSVLDPRSYRELSRINLSVLQGLDRRVKGIQPVALALSPDNQYLYVAQAGINAVAMVRLEGTAGRVMGHIPTGWWPSSVKVSADGRTLYVASANGRGAGPNNDTPPDNLGSPKSSTIGTVNIFAVPSGPQLERYTQRVLANNGFVARPLTDVENPIPSRVGVASKQIKHVIFLNKENVTHDLLLGDITQTRKGVPVNGEPRYALGANASPNHHELALAFAFSDNFYLEPNVSSDGHRWLTNTYTTEFEQTHWPASYGGRRNDAGTDPEVFGPYPGRLGFTDANGSPDPHDYNQHGGIYLHLARNGKSFVNFGNGYEFAIVAADFGTEPTGIRQQVNVPMEKVVRDNSDHLFPEYNTKIPDAPLQEDPTRFNRYARFKQVFESRYVDRKTNTCKLPDYVDLFYPNDHGGGANDIFPDGPAWDYTRYVQDNDAALGLTVELISKSPCWKDTVIFVTEDDTQNGFDHVDGSRTIFLAISPWVKREYVSKTHTSLASIFKTTHLILGIPPLNQYDAAATDLRDMFTSTPDFTPYTFVPIQYVAKANPAWKALTKDVDFSRPDADELKLRRAILLSSGLPRK, encoded by the coding sequence ATGGATAACAATCCTCTCGATAAGAAAACAACCTTCCCCCGTTGGCGCTGGCCCCTCTCGCGCCCGCTCACCATCGGGGCGGTGGTGCTGGGCGTGCTGGGCTCCACAGCCCTGGTCGCAGGCTCGATCGGTTCGCAGTCGGTGTACTACCGCGCCCCGGCAGGCGACTTGCCCGCTACGCGCCAGTACACCGTGGGCGGCTACCAGGGGGCGGTATTACCCAACGGCCGCTTTATCACGCCCATCGGCATCGAAGTGGACGTCACCGCGCCCAAACCCTTCGGCATGGTGCTCTCCCCCGACGGCGACACGCTACTCACCGTCAACAGCGGCAGCACGCCCTTCTCGGTGACCCTAATTCGCTACGTCAAAAGCGCCAATCCCCAGGCGACCCGCATCGACCTGGATGCCACCTTTGTCGGGGCGGCTTTTGCCCCGGACGGTTCCCGCTTCTACGTGGCCGGGGGCGAAAACGGCAATATCTGGGTGGGCGACACCGCCGCCGCCAAGATCGTGGGTTCTGTGAACCTGAACGGCTCCGAGCGCGCCTACACCCCGCCCGTCGATCCGAAGCAGCAGCCCCAGCCCTACTTCAAGGGCACCTTCCCGGGCCAGATGGCCCTGAGCGGCGACGGGCGCTACCTCTATGTCGTCGATCAAGGCAGCTTCCAGGTTTTTGTCGTCGATACGGGCAAAATTGCCGTCGGCACCGACGATCAAGGCTTGATCACCGAGCCGAACAACTTCGAGGCGGTGGTACGCTCGGTGAAAGTGGGCCGCTATCCTTTTGGGATCACCCTTTCTGCCGACAGCAAGACGCTCTTTGTAGCCAACGTCGGGGTCTTCCAGTACACCAGCCTCGCACCCGCAAGCCCGACCGGCGACAGCAACAAAGATTATCCGCTCTGCTACCCGGGAGCGGGCTATCCCGAGGAGACCGTCCGCTCACGCCAAATCCAGATCACCAAGGTGGACCCTCGCAATTTGCCCCCCACCCTGCGCGATCCGCGGGGCATCCGCTGCGGCTACATCCCCCAGAGCCAGTCCTACACCGTCCCTGGCCTTGGCAGCCCGAACGCGCCGGAGTCCTCGTCGGTCTATGTCCTAGACGTGTCCACCCCCACCGAGCCGGTGCTCAAAAAAGTGGTCAAGCCCGGACCGCTGGTGGGTGAGGTCGAAGAAGGCATCGAGACCTACAGCGGCAGCCACCCGAACGCCGTCGCCATCTCGCCTTCGTATATCTATGTCTCCAACGGCAACAACGACAGCGTCTCGGTACTCGACCCGCGTAGCTACCGCGAACTGAGCCGGATCAACCTGAGCGTGCTGCAGGGACTCGATCGCCGCGTCAAAGGCATCCAGCCGGTGGCCCTGGCCCTGAGTCCCGACAATCAATACCTCTACGTCGCCCAGGCAGGCATCAACGCCGTCGCCATGGTGCGCCTCGAAGGCACGGCCGGCCGGGTGATGGGGCATATCCCGACCGGCTGGTGGCCCAGCAGCGTCAAAGTCAGTGCCGACGGCAGGACCCTGTACGTGGCGAGCGCCAACGGCCGCGGCGCCGGACCCAACAACGACACCCCCCCGGATAATCTCGGTTCGCCCAAATCGAGCACGATCGGCACGGTGAATATCTTCGCCGTTCCTTCCGGGCCGCAACTGGAGCGCTACACCCAGCGGGTGCTCGCCAACAACGGCTTCGTGGCCCGCCCGCTCACCGACGTCGAAAACCCGATCCCCAGCCGCGTCGGCGTGGCGAGCAAGCAAATCAAGCACGTGATTTTCCTGAACAAAGAAAACGTCACCCACGATTTGCTGTTGGGCGACATCACCCAGACCCGCAAGGGCGTTCCCGTCAACGGCGAGCCGCGCTACGCCCTGGGGGCGAACGCGAGCCCCAACCACCACGAACTGGCCCTCGCTTTCGCCTTCAGCGACAACTTCTACCTGGAGCCGAACGTCTCCTCCGACGGCCACCGCTGGCTGACCAACACCTACACCACCGAGTTCGAGCAGACCCACTGGCCGGCTTCCTACGGTGGGCGGCGCAACGACGCGGGCACCGACCCGGAGGTGTTCGGCCCCTACCCGGGCCGCCTGGGCTTCACCGACGCCAACGGTTCGCCCGACCCCCACGATTACAACCAGCACGGCGGGATCTACTTGCACCTGGCGCGCAACGGCAAATCTTTCGTCAATTTCGGCAACGGCTACGAATTTGCGATCGTCGCGGCGGATTTCGGCACCGAGCCCACCGGCATCCGCCAACAGGTGAACGTGCCGATGGAAAAAGTGGTGCGCGACAACAGCGACCACCTCTTTCCCGAGTACAACACCAAGATCCCCGACGCGCCCCTGCAGGAAGATCCGACCCGCTTCAACCGCTACGCGCGCTTCAAGCAGGTCTTTGAATCCCGGTACGTCGATCGCAAGACCAACACCTGCAAATTGCCCGATTACGTAGATCTGTTCTACCCGAACGACCACGGCGGTGGTGCCAACGACATCTTCCCGGACGGCCCCGCCTGGGATTACACCCGCTATGTGCAGGACAACGACGCCGCCTTGGGCCTCACCGTCGAGCTGATCTCCAAAAGCCCCTGCTGGAAGGACACGGTCATCTTCGTCACCGAGGATGACACCCAGAACGGCTTCGATCACGTCGACGGCAGCCGCACGATTTTCCTGGCCATCAGCCCCTGGGTGAAGCGCGAGTACGTGAGCAAAACCCACACCAGCCTCGCGAGCATCTTCAAGACCACCCACTTGATCTTGGGCATTCCCCCGCTCAACCAGTACGACGCCGCGGCCACCGACCTGCGCGACATGTTCACCAGCACCCCCGACTTCACGCCCTACACCTTCGTGCCGATCCAGTACGTGGCGAAGGCCAACCCGGCCTGGAAGGCGCTTACGAAGGATGTCGACTTCAGCCGGCCGGACGCGGACGAGCTGAAGCTGCGTCGGGCGATCTTGCTCTCATCCGGTCTGCCGCGCAAATAG